In one window of Acidovorax sp. HDW3 DNA:
- the gspG gene encoding type II secretion system major pseudopilin GspG produces MVSTRSRRRARGFTLIELLVVLAILTLLAGLVGPRVLGQLGGAKSKTAAVQIADLDKSLELFKLDVGRYPTTEEGLDALVKKPGSANAWNGPYLKGGVPTDPWGRVYQYANTGGKIAIVSLGADGAVGGEGEDADIRNIP; encoded by the coding sequence ATGGTGAGTACCCGCTCCCGTCGCCGCGCGCGCGGCTTCACGCTGATTGAACTGCTGGTCGTGCTTGCCATCCTCACGCTGCTTGCGGGCCTGGTGGGGCCGCGCGTGCTCGGTCAACTCGGTGGCGCCAAATCGAAAACGGCGGCAGTGCAAATTGCCGACCTGGATAAATCGCTCGAACTCTTCAAACTCGACGTAGGCCGCTACCCGACGACAGAAGAAGGGCTCGACGCCCTGGTCAAAAAACCTGGCAGTGCCAATGCCTGGAACGGCCCCTACCTCAAAGGTGGTGTGCCGACCGACCCCTGGGGCCGCGTCTACCAGTATGCGAACACCGGCGGCAAAATCGCCATCGTCTCGCTCGGTGCGGATGGCGCCGTGGGCGGCGAGGGTGAGGACGCTGATATTCGTAACATTCCTTGA